Proteins from a single region of Paramormyrops kingsleyae isolate MSU_618 chromosome 9, PKINGS_0.4, whole genome shotgun sequence:
- the tp53inp1 gene encoding tumor protein p53-inducible nuclear protein 1 produces MFHRFASALFGDDEQDDGSCEADLGFDEKEEENEWILVDYLAEACSSPHGEVSVGTPPQDGLAVGKPPACCSSCSSLDDAEDDGFLQLGTVALEESWFVTPPPCFTASGLEPVLLETSPLEDLLIEHPSMSVYAGHLPRPALATDTSRSLDQSLLRVDVPRAPGLHAGCYAAALSAHAGLLEQAKLGRLAQRVRDGVQKHRLSRNALRRLNLSREGTVRQAKGSGLPVHQPVQRQFNY; encoded by the exons ATGTTCCACAGGTTTGCCAGTGCCCTGTTCGGGGACGATGAGCAGGACGATGGCAGCTGCGAGGCGGACCTCGGCTTCGacgagaaggaggaggagaacgAGTGGATTCTTGTCGATTACCTAG CTGAGGCCTGCTCCAGCCCCCACGGCGAGGTGTCCGTCGGGACGCCCCCACAGGACGGGCTCGCGGTGGGCAAGCCGCCAGcctgctgctcctcctgctcctcgcTGGACGACGCCGAGGACGACGGCTTCCTGCAGCTGGGCACGGTGGCGCTGGAGGAGAGCTGGTTCGTCACGCCGCCGCCCTGCTTTACGGCCAGTGGCCTCGAACCCGTGCTGCTGGAGACCAGCCCCCTGGAGGACCTGCTCATCGAACACCCCAGCATGTCCGTGTATGCGGGACACTTGCCTCGGCCTGCCCTGGCCACTGACACCTCTCGCTCGCTCGACCAGTCTCTCCTCAG AGTGGACGTCCCGCGTGCCCCCGGACTCCATGCTGGTTGCTACGCAGCTGCTCTTTCGGCTCATGCCGGCCTCCTGGAGCAGGCCAAGCTGGGCCGGCTCGCTCAGCGCGTCCGGGACGGCGTCCAGAAGCACCGGCTGTCTCGCAACGCCCTCCGCCGCCTCAACCTGTCGCGCGAGGGCACTGTCCGGCAGGCCAAGGGCAGCGGGCTGCCCGTGCACCAGCCGGTACAGCGGCAGTTCAACTACTGa
- the ccne2 gene encoding G1/S-specific cyclin-E2, whose product MSRRSARVTLQPRDENAPAEKGKVARKRKSECSKRKAPLSAKKHSYEIQNRWAQGAVSPCILIETPCKDEEVTSNLSGFKQYRFKNLFIKAPSLPCLSWASSEDVWVNMLSKELKYVHDRSLMERHPALQPKMRSILLDWLLEVSEVYTLHRETFYLAQDYFDRFMLTQVDVQKNRLQLIGITSLFIAAKMEEIYAPKLHDFAYVTDGACDEEEILEMELIILKALNWDLCPETVISWLKLYIQVASLKDDINFLIPQFSQETFVQISQLLDLCILDINSLKYHYGILAAVAFCHFTSFEAVERVSGLTWDTLGDCFTWMSPFMKAACECPVQLKEFKKIAPEDRHNIQTHVDYLLMLGNVQQKQTSTPQLSPIPAGGILTPPKSTEKGVSP is encoded by the exons ATGTCAAGACGCAG CGCTCGAGTCACGTTACAGCCCAGGGACGAAAATGCCCCCGCAGAGAAAGGCAAAGTGGCAAGAAAAAGGAAATCGGAG TGCAGCAAAAGAAAAGCACCTCTCTCTGCGAAAAAGCACAGCTATGAAATCCAg AACCGGTGGGCGCAAGGAGCCGTCAGCCCTTGCATCCTAATAGAGACGCCCTGCAAAGATGAAGAGGTGACCAGCAACCTGTCTGGGTTCAAGCAGTACAGGTTCAAAAACCTCTTCATCAAAGCTCCGTCTCTGCCGTGTTTGAG TTGGGCTAGTTCCGAGGACGTCTGGGTCAACATGCTGAGCAAAGAGCTGAAGTACGTTCATGACCGGAGCCTCATGGAACGCCATCCTGCACTGCAGCCCAAGATGAGGTCCATTCTCCTCGATTGGCTCCTGGAG GTGAGTGAGGTGTACACACTCCATCGAGAGACCTTCTACCTAGCCCAGGACTACTTCGATCGGTTCATGCTGACACAAGTGGACGTGCAGAAGAACAGGCTACAGCTGATTGGCATCACGTCTCTCTTCATCGCTGCTAAGATGGAG GAAATCTATGCCCCCAAACTGCACGATTTTGCCTACGTTACGGACGGTGCCTGTGACGAGGAGGAAATCCTGGAGATGGAGCTCATCATCTTGAAG GCCTTGAATTGGGACCTGTGTCCAGAGACTGTAATCTCATGGCTGAAACTATACATTCAAGTGGCCTCTTTGAAGGATGACATCAATTTTCTAATACCTCAGTTTTCTCAAGAGACCTTTGTACAGATCTCTCAG CTCCTAGATCTGTGCATCCTTGATATTAATTCGCTGAAGTATCACTATGGAATTCTGGCAGCTGTGGCCTTCTGTCACTTCACGTCGTTCGAAGCCGTCGAGAGAGTGTCAG GTCTGACGTGGGACACTTTGGGCGACTGCTTCACCTGGATGTCGCCGTTCATGAAGGCAGCGTGCGAGTGTCCTGTGCAGCTCAAGGAATTCAAGAAAATAGCTCCGGAGGACAGACACAACATCCAAACACACGTGGATTACCTGCTCATGCTG GGTAATGTTCAGCAGAAGCAGACGAGCACCCCCCAACTCTCCCCCATTCCTGCTGGAGGAATCTTGACACCCCCcaaaagtacagagaagggcGTTTCCCCCTGA